A stretch of the Aggregicoccus sp. 17bor-14 genome encodes the following:
- a CDS encoding nitrous oxide reductase family maturation protein NosD, which produces MHLRSRLLGLLILTSGALSACQQGGGADTQSPDPLGGEVAAPGTGTGTGNTPVTTPTSPTTPPAPPAPAVKYTREWVVAPTGSDSSAGSAAAPFRTIGKALSVVGPGERITVKAGTYAERISIESTVKAGTQSAPIRLQGEGMPRIIPGNSAWSMINVRKPYWQIDGFEVDAQGQNKAGVVFADATTTGSVLSGSKVHNGTAGAAVSTVSYATGVTIENNEIYDYWIDGTDSHGVLVEYSSKNITVRGNKIHNVSGDSVQCIGPEDYSTLPPADTVLIEGNEMYSNFENAFDIKTCSNVTIRGNVMRDFDAAGVVHMSASNVLIEDNLITGVGKGIQIGGNHYGPVPTHIVVRRNRIQDVHLGSATWEGNGIRLENCEDVLVANNTVVGAVTAALRLGGGEGGATSNLKVYNNILQGAETVRIGSQAPGLVLGNNLYASTAKINLSGAGVLSFSSWMSRGLDSGSVEAPLQLSTDGKFTPGSAAIDHGRNLGLAYCGAGPDIGAVETGC; this is translated from the coding sequence ATGCACCTTCGTTCCCGCCTGCTCGGTCTTCTCATCCTCACCTCGGGCGCCCTGAGCGCCTGCCAGCAGGGCGGTGGCGCGGACACGCAGAGCCCCGACCCGCTCGGCGGCGAGGTGGCGGCGCCGGGCACGGGCACGGGCACGGGCAACACCCCGGTGACCACGCCTACCTCTCCGACGACGCCGCCCGCTCCTCCGGCGCCCGCGGTGAAGTACACGCGCGAGTGGGTGGTGGCCCCCACCGGCAGCGACAGCAGCGCGGGCAGCGCGGCGGCGCCCTTTCGCACCATCGGCAAGGCGCTGAGCGTGGTGGGACCCGGCGAGCGCATCACGGTGAAGGCGGGCACCTACGCGGAGCGCATCAGCATCGAGAGCACGGTGAAGGCGGGCACGCAGTCCGCTCCCATCCGGCTGCAGGGCGAGGGGATGCCCAGGATCATCCCCGGCAACAGCGCCTGGTCCATGATCAACGTGCGCAAGCCCTACTGGCAGATCGACGGCTTCGAGGTGGACGCGCAGGGGCAGAACAAGGCGGGCGTGGTCTTCGCCGACGCGACCACCACGGGCAGCGTGCTCTCGGGCTCCAAGGTGCACAACGGCACGGCCGGCGCCGCGGTGAGCACGGTGTCGTACGCGACCGGCGTCACCATCGAGAACAACGAGATCTACGACTACTGGATCGACGGCACGGACAGCCACGGCGTGCTGGTGGAGTACTCGAGCAAGAACATCACCGTGCGCGGCAACAAGATCCACAACGTGTCGGGTGACTCGGTGCAGTGCATCGGGCCCGAGGACTACAGCACCCTGCCCCCGGCCGACACCGTGCTCATCGAGGGCAACGAGATGTACTCGAACTTCGAGAACGCCTTCGACATCAAGACCTGCTCCAACGTCACCATCCGCGGCAACGTGATGCGCGACTTCGACGCGGCGGGCGTGGTGCACATGTCCGCGTCCAACGTGCTCATCGAGGACAACCTCATCACCGGCGTGGGCAAGGGCATCCAGATCGGCGGCAACCACTACGGCCCGGTGCCCACCCACATCGTCGTGCGCCGCAACCGCATCCAGGACGTGCACCTGGGCAGCGCGACCTGGGAGGGCAACGGCATCCGCCTCGAGAACTGCGAGGACGTGCTCGTCGCCAACAACACCGTGGTGGGCGCGGTGACCGCGGCGCTGCGGCTGGGCGGCGGCGAGGGCGGCGCGACGAGCAACCTCAAGGTCTACAACAACATCCTGCAGGGCGCGGAGACGGTGCGCATCGGCTCGCAGGCCCCGGGCCTGGTGCTGGGCAACAACCTCTACGCGAGCACCGCGAAGATCAACCTGAGCGGCGCGGGCGTGCTCTCCTTCTCCAGCTGGATGAGCCGCGGCCTGGACTCCGGCTCGGTCGAGGCGCCGCTGCAGCTGTCCACCGACGGCAAGTTCACGCCCGGCAGCGCCGCCATCGACCACGGCCGCAACCTGGGCCTGGCCTACTGCGGCGCAGGCCCGGACATCGGCGCGGTCGAGACCGGCTGCTAG